From Neospora caninum Liverpool complete genome, chromosome VIII, a single genomic window includes:
- a CDS encoding putative vesicle trafficking protein, with the protein MCDITFVSRASDGLLLAETWDDATANPQLHALKQQAKQVLKRIAHGPNRCSVDAGAYKYHYLVEDGVAFMTVCGASYPKKLAFSFLDDIQRAFQEELQTSFGTHAVDYRSIIETIEKPYYFVKFDRVIQRKKQDYRDPDSSRALNKLNQSLTEVTGIMRRNIEDILQRGENLEDVGRKAGDLKDASAKFKGLAKALSFRALLQQYAPLLVMCLFFLILIFWRFFL; encoded by the exons aTGTGCGACATAACCTTTGTGAGCCGGGCGTCCGATGGCCTGCTCCTCGCGGAGACTTGGGACGACGCCACGGCGAATCcccaactgcatgcgctgaaGCAACAGGCCAAGCAAGTTCTGAAACGCATCGCGCACGGCCCCAATCGATGCTCAGTCGACGCTGGCGCGTACAAGTACCA CTACCTGGTTGAGGACGGAGTCGCGTTCATGACGGTGTGTGGCGCGTCCTATCCGAAGAAActtgctttctcctttttggACGACATTCAGCGAGCGTTTCAAGAAGAGCTGCAGACGTCGTTtgggacgcatgcagtggacTATCGATCGATTATCGAGACAATCGAAAAACCATATTACTTTGTCAAGTTCG ACCGTGTCatacagagaaagaaacaggacTATCGCGACCCTGACTCGAGTCGAGCGTTGAACAAACTGAATCAGTCTCTCACAGAAGTGACGGGAATCATGAGAAGAAATATCGAAGACATTCTGCAGCGCGGCGAAAATCTCGAAG aCGTCGGGAGGAAGGCAGGAGACCTAAAGGACGCGTCGGCCAAG TTTAAGGGCCTGGCCAAGGCGCTGAGTTTCCGCGCACTCCTGCAGCAATATGCCCCTCTCCTGGTcatgtgtctcttcttcctgatTCTGATTTTCTGGAGATTCTTTCTGTGA